From the genome of Papaver somniferum cultivar HN1 chromosome 2, ASM357369v1, whole genome shotgun sequence, one region includes:
- the LOC113351608 gene encoding F-box/kelch-repeat protein At3g23880-like has protein sequence MGSALPEDVLFEIFMRLPVKSLLRFKSACKTWYALIESSDFIYRHANMTDYKSKLGTLICQFDTSDQFFVLSGDESLEVFEDLGNGPCFNKAYSDDPPRREMVASCHGIICIRYKKTKDIGLWNPATRQCRILPKPLSYGNLSPRSNSVGFGLDIVNKDYKVLLVTSFRQDGWSQSYPLDCVRKVQIYSLRSDSWRWIDGGNHFPIHCLNHDKGVYLNGNYFMIGLEYFNRTSSSNFDRDKVILSFDFNKEIFRKFLAPAGADYVRLCPQLYSVRDKLACTKSQCTRDGLFFEVWVLNDYNTKEECWTQLYRFGPLSLVYPFGPFALTRNGEFGFMITSSEVIKVYNFTTGEIEDPTSCLINTKAKRKNKYIKLDDGFNVYFYKESLVSIY, from the coding sequence ATGGGTAGTGCTCTGCCTGAAGATGTATTATTTGAGATTTTCATGCGTCTCCCAGTAAAATCACTGTTGCGATTCAAGTCTGCATGTAAAACATGGTATGCACTCATCGAAAGCTCCGACTTCATCTATCGCCACGCCAATATGACAGATTATAAATCCAAGTTAGGCACCTTGATCTGTCAATTCGACACATCCGATCAGTTTTTCGTGCTTTCTGGTGATGAGAGCTTGGAGGTGTTCGAAGATCTAGGTAATGGGCCATGTTTTAATAAGGCCTATTCTGATGATCCTCCACGTAGAGAGATGGTAGCTTCCTGTCATGGGATAATCTGCATACGATATAAGAAAACCAAGGATATTGGTCTCTGGAACCCTGCTACCAGACAATGCAGGATTCTCCCAAAACCGTTAAGTTACGGAAATTTAAGTCCACGCAGTAATTCCGTTGGCTTCGGATTGGATATCGTAAACAAGGATTACAAAGTGCTGCTAGTCACGTCATTCAGACAAGACGGGTGGAGTCAGTCATACCCTTTAGACTGTGTTCGTAAAGTTCAAATTTACAGCCTACGTAGTGATTCTTGGAGATGGATAGATGGTGGCAATCATTTCCCCATCCATTGTCTAAATCACGATAAAGGAGTTTATCTGAATGGCAACTATTTCATGATAGGCCTGGAGTACTTTAACCGAACATCTTCATCTAATTTTGATAGAGATAAAGTGATTCTTTCGTTCGACTTTAACAAAGAGATATTTAGAAAATTTCTGGCTCCAGCTGGTGCTGACTACGTACGTTTGTGTCCCCAGTTATATTCAGTACGTGATAAACTGGCCTGCACTAAGTCTCAGTGTACTCGTGATGGACTGTTTTTTGAGGTGTGGGTTCTGAATGATTATAATACGAAGGAGGAGTGTTGGACTCAACTTTATAGATTCGGACCCTTATCATTAGTCTATCCCTTCGGTCCGTTTGCGTTAACAAGGAATGGCGAGTTTGGATTTATGATTACTTCGTCTGAGGTTATAAAAGTATACAACTTTACCACGGGTGAAATTGAGGATCCTACTAGCTGCCTGATCAAtacaaaagcaaaaagaaaaaacaagtacATCAAACTTGATGATGGGTTCAACGTTTACTTCTACAAGGAAAGCCTCGTTTCAATCTATTAA